Genomic segment of Anaerolineae bacterium:
CTGGGGCTCCAGGAATAAAGTGTAGGGGTCACCCAAATGGGTGACCACGCCTTTTATAGCAGCATAGGTTATCTGGCGGTCATCAGGTAGGGGCTTGTAATAATCCCTCTTGAGGATTTCAAGGGCCTCCCAGAAAAGGCCGAACTGAGCGCTGTTTTTCCTAGAGATGAATTCATGGGTAAAAAAACCAGCCCCGTAAGAAATAGCTATAAGAAGCACGAACAAAGCAAACAAAAAAACCCTGCGCATCTTCCCCTCCCACGAGGGATTTTACAACCGGCGAAAGCGAAAGTCAAATGGCGTATCAATTAAATTTGGGCCACGTATTGTTATTCTAAGAGCCGCAAAGCCCGATCCACCTTTATTACGAGAGCCCCCCGCTTTGTCGTTTTGTAAAAACGCCCCCCTTCTCTGAAGGTTTGAAAGAAAATGAAATTCCGGGAAACAATTCCCACCAGCTCATGTTTCTGGTTGAAAACCCCGCCGCCGCTGAACCCCCGGGCAACCGGAGGGAAGATGGCGAAAAACGCGCTTTCTTCTCTTAATTCGTCCAAGATTTCCCCATCCCGAGGATATAACACCCCAATTCCACCCGGGAAAAACTCGTGACCTATAACATATATGACTTCACCCGGGCGAAGCCGAACGGGGTCCCCGGGGGAAATGGAAGGCAGCTCAATAGGAGCTTCAAACTTCAGCACCACTAAGTCTAGGGAAGGGTCGGCTTTTACGATTTCAGCCGGGATTTCTTCCTTCCATTCAGTATGAGGTTGAGAAAGCCAGATCTCTTCCGCTGTTATTTTGCCAGTCCTCAGGTTACCGACCAGATGGAAAGCGGTGAGCATAAGGCCTTTCCCAACAGCCACGCCTGTTCCGTTTCTCTCCCCTTCGCGATGTTTTACTTTAACCATAAACACGGCTCTTTGAACCATCCTGACTTCAGGGTCGCCAACAAGCTGGAGGAAATAGGAGGCAGGAAGAGGCTTTTCCAAAAAAGCGGGAGGCTGAAACCCTGCTAACGCCAGGAGTGCGAGCAAAATAACTCTCAGTATCCACTTATGCATGGCTGAAATGTCTCCTCCCCTTAGATTTTCCCCTGAATATCTGGAAAGGCGGCAACTTCAAAGAACCCCTTGCAGATCAAAAGCTGCTTTGTGGGGCGCCAAAATTATACATCTTGTGGCGCTTAAGTTCCAGCACGAGCCGGGAGAGCTCCTGGCTTTTCTCCTGTTGAAAGAGCTGCTGGAAAAAGCGCTTTTTTATCATCCTTAAGCCAGCTGCCCGATTTTTAACACAATGTAACTAAGGAGGCACCTCTGAAGGTTTCTTCCCACCAGGGTGCCGGACGCAGAAGTTTCATCAACTCTCCGGAGCCGACGTGAACGACGACCGCTTCTGGAAGGATGATGGTCGGTCCATGCGGCCATTGTTTTTCCCGCCCCGCTTTGTCTCATCCCTCCTCGCTTGCCAGAAGAGCAGCGCCGAGGGCTCCTACTATCTGAGGCTCTTCAGGCACTATGAGCTTTACTCCGAGCTCTTCTTCAAGGGCTTTAACCACCCCCACGTTCTTGGCGACGCCTCCTGCAAAGGCTACCGGAGGGGTTACCCCTATCCTTTTGGCCATAGCTCCGACCCTCCGGGCTATGGCTTTGTGGATACCGGCTGCTATGTCTTCCACTGGAACTCCCCTGGCAATCAGGGAAACCACTTCTGACTCGGCAAACACTGTGCAGGTGCTGGAGATTTCGGCGGGGTTGCGGGAACGAAGGGAGATTTCCCCAAGCTTTTCCACATCCACTTCCATAACTCTGGCCATTACTTCCAGAAAACGCCCTGTCCCTGCGGCGCATTTATCGTTCATCACGAAATCCAGAACCCGCCCGTTTTTACCCACGAGGATGGCTTTGCTGTCCTGCCCTCCGATATCTATCACCATTCTCACCTCAGGATAAAGGAAATGGATTCCCCGAGCGTAACAGGAGATTTCCGTTACCTGTCGGGAAGCGAAGTCCACGCTTATACGTCCATATCCTGTGGCTACTATGGGGCCCACTTCCGCACGGGATATCTTTGCTTTCTCCAGAGCCTCTTCTAAAGCTTTCTCTGCTGCTTTGCGGCTGTTGGCTCCCGTTTCCAGAATAGAGTAAGCCAGGATTTTGCCATCTTTGAGGATCAAAGCTTCAGCTGATGCAGACCCCACATCTATGCCCACTGGATACTTCATGGTTACAGCCCTCCTCCAAGGGATTCCAGAAATGCTTCCATACGAACCCTGATTTGCCCTTCCTGGTAACCGTTCTCGTCAATGCAATCGCCTTCCAGCTCCAGCAGGGGAACCCCCTCTCCCCTTAATCTTCGGCGCAGAAGGGCTATTGCTCCTTGGGACTGACGGCAGCCCCAGTGGTTAAAGTGAATTACTCCATCGGCCTTGAAAGCCTGCACATCGGCCAGGGCCCTGGCTATGCGCCCTTCCGTGGGCCCCAGAGAGGGGTGGGAAAGCATTTTGCGGGCCAGGGAAAGAAAAGGTTCCCCCTCCACAAGCGGTTCCCACCAGACAGAGCTGTGTTCCTCAAAAACTATCACAGCTTTCTTTTCGTCCTCCACCAGGTGGAACAGGGTAGTTGAGTAGAAAGGCTTGAGGTGCATCCAGTAAAGGCGAGCCCCCTGTTTCTCCTGTTCCGGACGGCTCTCCGCAATTATCCTTCTAATGTAGTCCCTCATGGCTCTGTAATAGGCTACTCCATAGGGTGAACCGAACAGGTAGGCGATGAGGCCAAGATGGCCGATCATCTTGCTCCCCTTCAGAGGAGAGGGAATGAATTTTCGCATCTCTGTTGCTTCAAGGGCCAGGGAACGAGCCTCATTGGATAGCCTCAAGGCCTTTTCAATCCCTCTTATATAGTATCTGTTCCCTCTCGTGCTGGCAAGGCCTTGGGCTACTTCTTCTAAGGAGTAGGCGAGATAATGGGCCGAATCTTCGGTGAAATCCGAGGGCATGTCAATTAAGTAAAAGGGCAGGTTATGGCGAAAGGCCTCCCAGCTTAGGAACACGGCTGCCGTCCAACAGGGGTAATTGACGGCTACGAAAGCGCCGGCTTTCGGGAAGAAGCCCGCTTCAGCAAAACCTATAGCTGCCCGGTGGAAAGAACACAGATCTCTTGGAACTCCCAGTTCATCTGCCAGTCGCAGGGCTTCGGGTGCCAATCCAAAACGTGCAATTGTTGCGGCTGCTATCTCGGGGTAGAAGGGTATAAAGCCCAGACCCCATATGAGTTCTGAAGGCACAAGGATGTTAGCCCACACAATCCTTTCGGGAGGGGAAGAATAGAGGAGGCCTGCCAGCCTCACACTGAATTCCTGCGCTACCCTTTCATGAGGACTTCCAGAGCTGTTCAGTAGAGCTGCAAGGCGTGCAACCTGAGGGTTGGATAAAATAGGTGCAAGCAATTTTAAACATCGGAAGGCTCTATCGGCCTTAAACCGCATCGCACCATCTCCAGAAAAGCCTGAATTCTTGTGATATTTTGCCCGCTTAAATCTTCATCCTCCTCTTCCAGCAGTAGGCAGGGTATGCCCCACCTTTTCAGATAAGAAGCGAGAAAGGGATACTCTGCGAGGGCGGGGTCGCAGAATTTGTAGTAGCTGAAGACCACCCCTTGAACCTTCCGGGCCTTTATTAAGCCCTCGTAAAACGATATCCGGCTTCTGGGGTTCAAATCCCGCGGCGAGGGAGGTCTATTAAGGTAAGCTCTGGCCAGGCTGAGGAGGTTTTCTTCCACACTTTCCCCCACCGGTATTTCCTTCAGGGGGTACCTATCGCCCAATTCTGTATCTTCTGCCACTACCGCAAAGCTTTCTTTCTCTATAAGCTCAATTAAGGGCCTCTTAGCGATTACCCCACTTGCAAGCATGATGCGCGGTTTGGGGGTTTGAGGGCCGGGATTATCAGCATGAACCTCCGTCAGGTTCCTTATGGATTCCGGAGAACATGGGCTGAAGGCCTTGATCCGCAGGTCGTAATAAGCAAGGGAACTCAGTTTACCCTTGAGCCAGAGCTCTTTAGCTTCCCTCAAAGCTTTCCGCAGAGCGTTCCCCAGGGTTATGGCTTCTCTTAAGGCTTCAGAACGGAGATCCCGCCCGAGCTGATGGGCAAGCAGGTTAAATGCATGGGCGAACCTTTTGGCTCCCTGTTCATCCTTTCTGAGGGGTATTTCAAGGGCGATGACCTGTCCTGGTAATAGCTCTTTTAAGACCTCAAAGAATCTGCGGTGGGACTCATCTTCCAGGGGCACAAAGATTGGTTCCTGGCCGTTTTCCTGAATTAATGTAGCCAGTATAAGCTTAAGGTATGCGCAGAAATTTCGGGGCAAGAAACCCTCCGCTCTGGAGACAGATACCCCTGCCGGGGTGAGGAGGCGAGGCTTATACCCCAGAGCCAAAGCTATTTCAAAAGGGAACGCAGGAGAAATGAATCCGAGCCCTTTCATAAATTTTGGCCTTTTGGGTTTTATTATACGGGCCCCGCATGTTTTTACAAAATTGAAGCCGGTAGCATTTGACGGGCAGGATATAAAATGATACAATGAAACAAATAAGGCGAGAGGGATTTCATGAGAAAAGCGATAGTTTTTCTGGCACTCCTGCTAGTGGTGGCCTGTGCAGGCTCCCCCTCTTCAGGGGGAATAAGCCCGGAGGGGCATTATTTTCTGGGCCTTAAAGATGCCAAGGTCCTCATTGAAGAGTACTCCGATTTTCAATGACCCTATTGCGGGCTGCACGTCCGGGAGACGTTGCCGAAGATAAAGAGCGAATACGTTGATAAAGGGCTTGTGCGTTATCAATTTATCAATATGCCCTTGCGCAGCATCCATCCAGCTGCTCAAAAAGCAGCAGAGGCTGCCCTGTGCGCCGGAAAACAGGGGAAATTCTGGGAGATGCACGACACCCTCTTTGAGAGGCAGATGGAATGGGCCGGGCAAATTTCACCCCTAAAATCTTTTGAAAATTATGCCAGAGAATTGGGTTTAAATGTGGATAAGTTTAACCGCTGCCTGGAGCAAGGGGAAACAGCACCTCAGGTCCAGAAGGACCTGGCTGAAGCTGCCAGGAGAGGAGTTGTAGCCGTTCCCACGTTCTTCATCAATGGCCGAAAGCTGGAAGGCGCTTACCCTTACGAGGTGTTCAAGTCCATAATAGAGGAAGAATTGCGGAAATAAGGGTCTTGGCTTAAACTTAGATATGGAGGCAGTGGAAGATGAGTCAATTCAGCCGGGAGAAGGCTTTAGAGACCGCCATTTCTACTATAAAGAAGCGGTTTGGGGATGGAGCAATAATGCGCCTTGGGGATATGCCCAGGCGCGATGTAGCGGTTATTCCCACAGGTTCCCTGGCCCTTGACATTGCCCTCGGAGTAGGAGGAATCCCAAGGGGAAGGATCACGGAAATCTTTGGCCCTGAAGCCTCTGGCAAGACAACCCTCGCCCAGCACATCATTGCTGAAGCTCAAAAGCTGGGTGGAACAGCCGCTTTTATAGATGTGGAGCACGCCCTTGACCCCAACTACGCCCGCAAATGCGGTGTAGACGTGGATAACTTGCTGGTAGCCCAGCCGGATACAGGGGAACAAGCTTTGGAGATAACCGAAGCACTGGTGAGAAGCGGGGCAGTGGATGTAGTGGTCATTGATTCGGTGGCTGCTCTTGTTCCTAGAGCTGAAATTGAAGGGGAAATGGGCGATGCCCACGTGGGCTTACAAGCCCGCCTTATGAGCCAGGCCCTCCGAAAGCTCGTGGGAGCGATCCATCAGTCCCAGGCTGCCCTTGTCTTCACCAACCAGCTTCGCCAGAAAATAGGGGTGGTGTTCGGGAGCCCTGAAACTACCACGGGAGGGATGGCCCTCCGCTTCTATGCTTCCATAAGGCTTGACCTGAGGAAACTTGAGAGCATTAAAAAGGGCGGGGATATAATAGGCAACAGGACCAAAGCTATTGTCAAAAAGAACAAGGTGGCTCCGCCTTTCAAAGAAGCGGAGTTTGATATCCTCTACGATGAAGGTATATCCAAGGAAGGAGATATTCTGGACCTGGGCGTGGCTTACGGGATAATAGAAAAAAGGGGCACTTTCTATTCATACCGTGACGTTAATCTGGGCCAGGGACGGGAAAACGCCCGGGTGTTCCTCAAGGAACATCCCGACCTGAGGGATACTCTGGAGGCTCTTATCCGAGAGGCGGCAGGTCTTCCACCCAAGGAGGCCCTTTTCCGCCATTGATGGCTAAATTTTTGCTGCAGTCGGAAAACATCCCCTCCCAGTAAGGCGGAGGGGTTAAAGTGAAAAGCCCCAAACCCTTTTTAAGCCCGCTTTTTGGGAAAGGGGCTGTTTTATATCTACACCGGCTGCAGCGAAAGGCGGCAGCTGGTTTGCTTTTTAAAAGGAGGGGAAATTTTGCCAGGTTATATAACCCGGATTAAACCTTCTGGCCTTGAAGGGAAGAAATTAACAATAATGATAGAGGGCTTCCCACCCATAACCCTGCCCCGCTCAGAGGCCGAGGGCTTGAGGGAAGGGCAGCTGCTTTCTGAGGAAGAAATCCACAGGCTTATGGAAAGGGCCGATCTATCAAAAGCCCTGGAGGCCTCCCTGCGCCTCCTCAAATTCAGACCCAGAAGCGAATACGAACTCAGAAGCAGATTGAGCCGCAAATTCCCCAGGGACCTGGTGGAAAGGGCCTTGGCTGCCCTTCGCGAAAGGGGATTGATTGATGACCGTCTATTTGCTCGCTACTGGGTTGAAAACCGCAGGGAGTTTAAACCTTCTGGGTTCAAAAAGCTTCTCTATGAACTTCGTTCTAAAGGAGTACCGTCAGAAACCATAAAAGAAGTGCTTGAAGGTGTGGATTTTGAAGAAGAAGCCTACAGAGCTGCTGCTAAGAAAGCGCAGCGCTGGCGTACTCTGGACGAACTTTCTTTTAAAAAGAAAATGGCCGATTTTCTATCACGACAGGGTTTTTCTTTTGAAATCATTGAAAAAGTGGTGCCGAGGATTTGGCGGGAAATCCAGCAGGAGGAGTAGAAATGGGGTTGATGCTGATCGTAGCCTTTGTCTCAGCGATACTGGCCTTCGCCATAGGCTATGGCTTAAGGCTTTATCAGGAAAGGAAAACCATCGGATCTGCTCGTGAAGAGGCGGATAAAATTGTAAAAGAAGCTCAGGAGAAGGCTAGGGAGATACTTTTAACGGCTAAGGACGAAACTTTAAAAATGCGGGCTCAGCTGGACGAGGAAATCAAAAGGCAAAGGGCTCACCTCCACAGCCAGGAAGAAAGATTGCAGCGTCGCCAGGAGTTTCTGGACCGCAAGGCCGAAAGTCTGGATAAAAGGGAGAAAAAATTAACCCAGCGTCAGGCTGAAATCCAGGCCCTTTACGAAGAAGTCAACCGCTTAAAAGAAAAAGAGCTGGAGGAGCTTACCCGAATAGCGGGGCTGACTCCTGAGCAGGCAAAAGAAATACTTCTAGAAATGGTGCGCGAGGAAGCTCGCCAAGAAATGGCCAGGGTTATCCGCGAGGAGGAAGCAAGAGCCAGGGCCGAGGCCGAGCGCAGGGCCAGGGAGATAATCGCTGAAGCTATGCAGAGGATCGGAGCCGAAGAAATAGCAGAGCTTGCCACAACTACTATCCCCCTGCCCAGCGACGAGATGAAGGGTCGCATAATCGGCCGGGGAGGAAGAAACATAAGGACCATTGAAAACGCCCTTGGGGTTGATTTGGTAGTGGATGATACACCTGAAAGCATTACGATCTCCTGCTTCGATCCCCTCAGGCGGGAGATCGCCAGGATAGCTCTGGAAAAACTCATAATGGATGGGCGGATCCAGCCAGCCAGGATTGAACAGGCGGCGGAGCAGGCCCGAAAGGAAGTGGAGAATATAATCAGAGAAGAAGGAGAGAAAGCCCTTTACAAACTCGGCCTCACAGGACTTCCCGAGGAAATCGTGGTCCTTTTGGGACGCTTGAAATTCCGCACCAGTTACGGCCAGAACGTCCTGCTCCATTCCATAGAAACCGCACGCTTGGCAGGAATAATGGCCGCTGAACTCAAGGCTGACGTAAAAGTTGCAAAGCTCGGGGGCCTCCTCCACGATATTGGTAAAGCCGTGGATCAGATGGTTGATGGGCCTCACGCGGCCATCGGGGCGGATATAGCTCGCAAGCACGGCCTCCCAGAAGCCGTGGTCAATTGCATCGCTGCCCATCACGGCGAAGTGGAGCCGCAATCGGTGGAGGCAATTCTTGTGGAGCTGGCTGATGCCCTTTCAGGGGGAAGACCGGGAGCTCGCCGGGAAAGCCTGGAAAGTTACATAAAACGCATTGAAACCCTGGAGGCCATCGCCTCTTCCTTTAAAGGGGTAGCTCAGGCCTTCGCTATCCAGGCTGGTCGGGAGATCAGAGTCATCGTTAAGCCTGAGGAGTTGGACGACCTGGCAATAATTCAGCTTTCCAGAGAGATAGCCCGCAAAGTGGAGGAAAACCTGGAATATCCGGGCCAGATAAAAGTGGTGGTTATCCGGGAGACCAGAGCGGTGGATTATGCCAAATGATAAAAAGGATTGAACTGACTAACTTCCGCAACTACCTTAGCCTATCTCTGGACATGCCTCCTGGTATTATCATCCTGCAGGGCAATAACGCTCAGGGGAAGACCAATTTTTTAGAAGCCATATACCTGTTGGCCACGACTCGGTCCCCCTTTTCCAGAACTGACCAGGAGTTTGTCAACTGGCTTATCCAGGAAAGCCCCTTCCCCTTCGCCAGAATCGCAGGAGTGGTATCGGGAAGCGAAGGTGAAACCCGGCTTGAGCTGATTATAGCCGGAGAACCAGGCCCTTCAGGGGTTCGATACCGCAAAAAAGCTCTAATCAATGGGGTCCCGAAAAGGCTCATGGACCTTTTGGGGCATTTTAAGTGTGTCCTCTTTTCCCCCCAAGATGTGGAAATAATAGCGGGTTCCCCTGAAGAGCGAAGGCGCTTTCTGGACATAGCGTTATGTCAGGTGGATCTGAAATACTGTCAGGCCCTGGCCCTTTACAACAAAATAGTGGAGAGGCGCAACCATCTCCTGAAGAAGGCGCAGGAGGAAGGTTTCAAGGAGGAGGAGTTTATATTTTGGGATGAAAACCTGGTCAAGTATGGAAGCCTTGTAACCAGAGCTCGCTGGGAAGCCTTGGAACTGATGGCTCCGGAGATAAGGGAGAATCACCTGCTCCTGACCGACGGCGAAGAGAATCTTCAGCCCGTTTACCTTTCATCGGCGATGGGTAAAGCTATTACCGGCCTGAGCCTTCTTTCGCTTCCACCCCTGCAAGAGATTGAGAAAATTTTCGCCAGGAGGCTTTCAGAGGCCAGGGAAAAAGATCTGGATCAGGGGGTCACCACTATCGGACCCCACAGGGATGATGTTAAATTTTTGCTCAATGGAAGGGACCTTTCGGCCTATGGTTCCAGGGGACAGCAGCGTTCGGCAGCTTTTTCCCTTCGCCTGGCCGAAAAGGCTTTCATTGAGAAAAAAAGCCGGGAAAGCCCTCTCCTCCTTTTGGACGAAGTTCTTTCAGAGCTTGATCAAAAAAGGAGAGAGCGCCTCGCGGAAATTGTTTCCAGAGTCCCCCAGGCTATCATTACCTCCCTGGAATGGGAAGGGTTCCGGAAAGAATTCCTGGAAAAAGCACACCTTTTCACGGTCTCTCAGGGGGTAGTACGAGAGGTTGTTTTCCATCAAGCACGTAATCTTTAAGCGGGTAAGGGCCTGCCTTCAGGAGGAGAATTAAAAGTTAAGCTCTGAAAGGGCACGGGCTAAAAGTTCCCGTAACCCTTTATCAGGATTTAGGTAGTAAACGTAAGTGTTATCAAATTCTTCACGCTCCACGATGCCCAAGAGGTGAAGGTCATAAAGCTCCAAGGCCACCGCCTCTTTCTCTCTTCCCACTCTCAGCGCAATTCCCAGACTTGTGTCCCTGATATTGGGGTTCCGGTTGAAGAATTTCAAAAGGTCCAGTTTCAACAGAGAACAGCCGAGCCTTTCAATGAAGGCCAGAACCTCAAAATCCACCCCTGAGAATTCTCTCATCATCCCCTCCGCTTCTGATTTTAAGGCAAGTCCTCCGCTTCTCTCAATAGTACTTAAGTCCCTCTGACCTTGCGTTTGAGTTCGTAAAGCTTGTTGAGAGCCTCAAGGGGTGTCATGGAGTCTATGTCCAAGTTTTTGAGTTCTTCCAAGACCGGATGGGAAAGGGTGAAAAGGGGAAGCTGGGTGGCTTTTGGGGCCCGCGGGCGAATGGCAGCAGGACTGGAGTTGCTCTCCAATTCTCTGAGGATTTCTTCGGCCCGATGGATCACAGGTTTGGGAAGCCCGGCCAGCTGAGCCACATGGATGCCGTAGCTCCGGTCTGCTCCTCCTGGGATTATTTTGTGCAGGAATATAACTTTGCCCCCTTCCTCAGCCACAGCCACATTATAGTTGCGAACCTTTGGGAGAAAGCGCTCCAGTTCTGTCAGTTCATGGTAATGGGTGGCAAACAGGGTTCTGGACCTCAATTTGGGATGGTTGTGGATGTATTCCACTACCGCCCACGCTATGGAAATTCCGTCGTAGGTGCTTGTCCCACGCCCTATTTCATCCAAGATGAGGAGGCTTCTGGAGGTAGCGTGATGGAGTATGTTGGCTGTTTCCACCATTTCCACCATAAAGGTGGATTGCCCCGCCGCAATTTCATCCTGGGCCCCTATGCGGGTGAAAATTCTATCCACAATGCCTATGCGGGCTTCTCTGGCCGGCACAAAGGAGCCAATCTGAGCCATAAGGACTATCAGGGCTACCTGACGGATGTAGGTGCTTTTACCGCTCATATTGGGGCCCGTTATAACCAGGATGCGCTCTTCCGGAGTGAGGTGGACATCGTTGGGCACGAAGGGCTCGCCTATAGTGAGTTCCACTACGGGATGACGCCCTTCAATTATGTGGATTTCATCACTTTCATCTATAACTGGGCGGACGTAACCATTCCTTTCGGCCACCTCTGCCAGGGAAGCGTAAACATCCAGTTCCGCCAGGGCTGAAGCAGTGTTCAGGAGCCTGGAGCCTTCCAGGGCTACCTCGCGGCATACTTCTCTGAAAAGCTGAGCTTCCAGTTCGGCGATCCTTTCTTCAGCGTTCAGGACCAGGGCTTCATATTCTTTAAGTTCGGGGGTTATAAAGCGCTCCGCGTTGACCAAGGTTTGCTTGCGGATGTAATCGGGCGGAACTGCGTTGAGGTTGGACCTGGTCACTTCAATGTAGTAGCCAAAAACTTTGTTGTACCCCACCTTGAGGTTTTTGATGCCGGTTCGCTGGCGCTCACGAGCTTCAAGATGGGCGATCCATTCTTTGGCATTGCGGGAGGCTTCAATAATCCCATCCAATTCCCTGGAGAAGCCCGGCCTTATAACTCCACCAGCTCCAACCGTGGCCGGAGGGTCATCGGTTATGGCGCGGGCGATAAGGTGTGCTACTTCGGGGGCCGGATCCAGCTTTTGGATAACAGGCTGGAGCGGGTGAGGGTTCTTCTCCTCAAGGGTTTTCCGCAGCTCTCTTGCCACTTCCAGAGTTTTCCGGATCCCCACCAGGTCTCTGGGGTTCGCTATCCCCTGCCTGACTCTTCCTACCAGTCTTTCCAGGTCCGAGACCTGTTTCAGCAGTTCTCTAACTTTTGCTCTAAGGATGGTGTCTTTGAAAAGGGCTTCAACGGCATCAAGCCTTCGGTTTATTTCATCAGTTCTGACCAGGGGCTGGTGAACCCACCGGTAAAGGAGCCTTCCCCCCATAGGGGTCCTGGTGCGGTCCAGAACCCAGAGAAGGGAGCCTTTCTTTTCCCTGCCTCTTATGGTTTCCGAAAGTTCCAGGTTTCGCCTTGTGGCGGGATCAAGCGGCATGAATTCGGAGGTTGAATAAGTTTTGATGGAGAAAAGCTGACGGAGGGCAGTTTTCTGCGTTTCGCTCAAATACTGGATGATGGCTCCAGCTGCCCTCACAGCCAGGGACTTTCCCTCCAGGCCGAATCCGTCAAGAGTGGCTACTTCAAAGTGGTCCAGAAGGGCCTGGCGAGCGTTCCCGAGTTCAAAATGCCAAGATTCAAAGGAAGTGATATGAGCGCTGAGCCCAAGGTTTTCCAATTCTTTTCGGCTTGCCTGATCCACTATTATTTCAGCGGGGTGAAGCCTCTCCAGTTCTTCCCGCAGGGCCAAAAGAGGGTCATCGGCCTCTATTTGTGTAGCTGCAAACTCTCCGGTGGTGATGTCAGTATAAGCGAGGCCTGCTTTTTTTCCCTCAAAGACAACAGCTGCCAAGTAGTTGTTGCGTTTATCTTCCAGTAAGCCCGGTTCAACTATTGTCCCAGGAGTTACAACCCGGACCACTTCCCTGGGAACGAGGCCTCCTATAGGCTTGTCGCTTAGTTGCTCGCATATTGCCACTTTGTATCCGGCTGCAATAAGTTTGGCCAAATAAGTTTCCAGAGAATGGTGGGGAACCCCAGCCAGTGGAACCCTCTGCCCTTTCCCTACCGGGCGGGAAGTAAGGACGATGTTGCATACTTCTGAAACGATTCTGGCATCTTCGTCAAAGGTCTCGTAGAAATCCCCAAGGCGAAAGAGGAGGATGGCATCTGGATACTGGCGCTTTATTTTCAGGTATTGGGAACGCACCGGGGTTAACTCTTTATCCTTCAAATTCCCCTCCGCTGTTAGATATTATATCTCTCAGAGCAGATTTGACACAACAGCGGAGGTCTGGTATCTTGTGGAAACTGCAGGCGCCTTCCTCCTGTCAGCGGAGGTATGGAGAGGGTCAGGACGAATGCGGGAACCTTTTGAGTTTGTGGTTCTTGAAGAAGACAAGCAAACCTGGGCGAGGGCTGGGCTTATCCGGACCCCCCATGGGGAAGTTCCTACGCCAGTTTTCGCTCCTGTAGGGACTCAGGCCACAGTGAAGGCTCTCACCCCAAAGGAACTGGAGGAGCTCGGCGTAACCCTTATCCTGGCTAACACTTACCACCTTTATCTGCGACCTGGTCCGGAAATAGTAGCTGAGCTCGGAGGGCTTCACCGTTTCATGGCCTGGCCTCACCCCATCATGACCGATAGCGGTGGTTTCCAGATTTACAGCCTGGAGTCTCTGCGTCAGTTCACCGAGGAAGGCGTAATCTTCCGCTCCCATTTGGATGGTTCCATGCACCTTCTGACCCCGG
This window contains:
- the recF gene encoding DNA replication/repair protein RecF, translating into MIKRIELTNFRNYLSLSLDMPPGIIILQGNNAQGKTNFLEAIYLLATTRSPFSRTDQEFVNWLIQESPFPFARIAGVVSGSEGETRLELIIAGEPGPSGVRYRKKALINGVPKRLMDLLGHFKCVLFSPQDVEIIAGSPEERRRFLDIALCQVDLKYCQALALYNKIVERRNHLLKKAQEEGFKEEEFIFWDENLVKYGSLVTRARWEALELMAPEIRENHLLLTDGEENLQPVYLSSAMGKAITGLSLLSLPPLQEIEKIFARRLSEAREKDLDQGVTTIGPHRDDVKFLLNGRDLSAYGSRGQQRSAAFSLRLAEKAFIEKKSRESPLLLLDEVLSELDQKRRERLAEIVSRVPQAIITSLEWEGFRKEFLEKAHLFTVSQGVVREVVFHQARNL
- the rny gene encoding ribonuclease Y: MGLMLIVAFVSAILAFAIGYGLRLYQERKTIGSAREEADKIVKEAQEKAREILLTAKDETLKMRAQLDEEIKRQRAHLHSQEERLQRRQEFLDRKAESLDKREKKLTQRQAEIQALYEEVNRLKEKELEELTRIAGLTPEQAKEILLEMVREEARQEMARVIREEEARARAEAERRAREIIAEAMQRIGAEEIAELATTTIPLPSDEMKGRIIGRGGRNIRTIENALGVDLVVDDTPESITISCFDPLRREIARIALEKLIMDGRIQPARIEQAAEQARKEVENIIREEGEKALYKLGLTGLPEEIVVLLGRLKFRTSYGQNVLLHSIETARLAGIMAAELKADVKVAKLGGLLHDIGKAVDQMVDGPHAAIGADIARKHGLPEAVVNCIAAHHGEVEPQSVEAILVELADALSGGRPGARRESLESYIKRIETLEAIASSFKGVAQAFAIQAGREIRVIVKPEELDDLAIIQLSREIARKVEENLEYPGQIKVVVIRETRAVDYAK
- the mutS gene encoding DNA mismatch repair protein MutS codes for the protein MKDKELTPVRSQYLKIKRQYPDAILLFRLGDFYETFDEDARIVSEVCNIVLTSRPVGKGQRVPLAGVPHHSLETYLAKLIAAGYKVAICEQLSDKPIGGLVPREVVRVVTPGTIVEPGLLEDKRNNYLAAVVFEGKKAGLAYTDITTGEFAATQIEADDPLLALREELERLHPAEIIVDQASRKELENLGLSAHITSFESWHFELGNARQALLDHFEVATLDGFGLEGKSLAVRAAGAIIQYLSETQKTALRQLFSIKTYSTSEFMPLDPATRRNLELSETIRGREKKGSLLWVLDRTRTPMGGRLLYRWVHQPLVRTDEINRRLDAVEALFKDTILRAKVRELLKQVSDLERLVGRVRQGIANPRDLVGIRKTLEVARELRKTLEEKNPHPLQPVIQKLDPAPEVAHLIARAITDDPPATVGAGGVIRPGFSRELDGIIEASRNAKEWIAHLEARERQRTGIKNLKVGYNKVFGYYIEVTRSNLNAVPPDYIRKQTLVNAERFITPELKEYEALVLNAEERIAELEAQLFREVCREVALEGSRLLNTASALAELDVYASLAEVAERNGYVRPVIDESDEIHIIEGRHPVVELTIGEPFVPNDVHLTPEERILVITGPNMSGKSTYIRQVALIVLMAQIGSFVPAREARIGIVDRIFTRIGAQDEIAAGQSTFMVEMVETANILHHATSRSLLILDEIGRGTSTYDGISIAWAVVEYIHNHPKLRSRTLFATHYHELTELERFLPKVRNYNVAVAEEGGKVIFLHKIIPGGADRSYGIHVAQLAGLPKPVIHRAEEILRELESNSSPAAIRPRAPKATQLPLFTLSHPVLEELKNLDIDSMTPLEALNKLYELKRKVRGT